The following nucleotide sequence is from Methanolinea sp..
GGTTGGTATAGCATCCTGCCGGAAGACTGCGATGACCGTTCCCTGGAGTATCCCGATCGTACCTCCCGCGGATGGTGCCCTGTCCTTTCCACCGCCACCGTAATGTTTGATATCCTCCCCCCGCCAACCAGAAGCACAGGGGATTTCACGATGGACACCTTTGAGGGGAAGATGAAGGAGCTCCTGCCGGTGAGGAAGGAGGAGCGGTGGAGTGCCTATGACCGGGCAAAGGGGGCCTGCATCTGCCCGTCCTGCCCGAGCTACTCGATTTGCGCCCAGGGAAACGGCGAAGTGCTCTTCTGCATCCTCGGTATGAGCTTCCGGTGCATCCGCGAGGACAGGGGATGCACCTGCCCGCAGTGCACCGTTTACCAGGAGCTCGGGCTTTCCGGGAAGGACTTCTGCATGAAGGGGAGCGAGAAGGACCAGCGGTGGGAGAAAGGGCTTGGGTAAACGTTATCGACATAAAAGTTATTCCGATACTTGTTTGTCGTTCCGAAAAAAAATCCCGGGCATATTGGTTCGGAGAAAGGGTTAGAAGTTCTTATCAAACAGCACCTGTCTGGATCCATCGGTGAAGGTTCCCCTGATGAGAAGACGTTTCCCAAGCGGCGAATCGCATCCCGTTGCAAGCACGTCTCCAACCTGTAGAGGATAACCTGAACCAGGATCAATGATATGTCCGTTGATATCGGTGACGAAGCGATACGTCATGGTGTCGTTCATGGCATATTCGAGGCTTATCAGGCGCTCAAGATCGGTCCCGCCATGAATGGTGATGAGCGCGGTGGGACTGGCATTGGAGAGCGAACCGGTGGCGACGGTCATTCCCACGACCTTTGATGTTATTGATGCTCCGACCATTCCAAATGCTACCGCGCTGACGAACGCAGCGAGGATGACGATGATGGCAACGAGAAGGGTGGTGCCGATGGTGACGGATACGGCCTCGTCGTTATAAAGGAAATATTTCCGATGCATTGATGTTCCCCCCAGATGTAAAAAGACACTATTGTTGTGTTCTAATAAATGTGCTGTAATGCCCGGTTAGGAATATGAAGTGGATCAAGATTTCCTTGATAACTGAGATAAACAGGCGTGACAGAACCCACCCGGTTCTATCTCATCTCCGTGCTCTGCGAAGTGTGGGCTGTGACGCTCGGAAAGCCAAACGGTAGAAATCATGGACGAATTGAGGAGAAGGAGAATCATTCGGAATGGTGGCATGATTACTTTCGATTACCCTTAAAAGTCCTAGTTCTGATGATTTAGCTTCTTATAAGAATCCTGCCTGGAAAATTTTATAACTAAAAAAAAAGGTTAGAACCTGATTAGACTCTCTGATCAAGAATAACCTGATCAGCTCCATCGGTAAATCTACCGATAACCACAACCGTATTCTCGGTGACTGGTTTCTGATTAGGGAACAGGAATTTTGTGCCAACAGCTGGTTGTGCTCCCGCTGTAGAGTTAGAGTAGAACGGAGTGGCTTGTGTGGAATTGTAAGATTCACCATTTATCGTGAGTACTAAATACGTAAGTTTGAGATGATCAGCTCCACCCTGATACGTCACCTCAACTGAGTTGGGACCAACATACTTAGCTGTTGCAGCTATACTCTTGGAACCCTGAACAGTTCCAGTCATACCAAACACAAAGGCCGCAATCACTGCCGCGAGGATCACGACAATAGCGACCATGAGAATAACGCCGATTACCGGCGATACTGCCTCTTCATCAGTTCTGATAGTCTTCATGAATTGATCCACCTTGATTGAATCAGTACTGCCCTTCTGTGAAGGCAAACAATGTATAAACCAGAACTCGCGCTCCTTCGTATATATAAATTTGCCCGGTGAATGTTCATGGAGTCCGAGAATATAAAAAAGAAAATGTAACTGGCAAAAAATGAAAGGAAATTAGGGAATGGAGCCCGGTCCGGCTCCATTTTACAGGACGGCCCAGTCCAGGGTCTGCTGGCCGGAGACCAGCCTCCCGTGGCCGGGGCGACAGGTTCTCCGGGGACCCTGCACCGGGCCCCCGCTCCCGGCACTCTCGATCCTGTCCGGCAGGACGAGGTACCAGTGCCAGTGCCGGCCAGGACCCCTGACGTGCAACTGCAGGGAGACACCCGGCGAAACGGGCATGGCCCGCAGGGCGGCGATCTCGTCCCGGCAGGTGACCGCTATATCGGCGACCCCGTACCCGGCATACCGGAGCCGGCGGACCTTGACCAGCGCCATCCGCCCGTGGTGGTAGGTGACGAAGTCAAACGGCATGACGGGCCGTTGCGCGTTCACCGCCATGACCAGGCACCCCAGGGCTGCAGCATACCGCTGCGCTTCATCGATGGCCACGTAGGGCGGGTGTCCCCGCGTCACCGGGCATCGCCCCGGTATTCCCGTGATGGCAGGGGATTTGGTTGGCAGGATACGACCCCCGCCACCCACGTGTGCCGGGTGGAAAGGGGCGTGTCCGGATCGCTGTTCTTCGTGCCGTGCTGGATGTCATCGGCGTGGCAGCCAACCGCTGCCATCGCCCGTTGTCGTTGTGCTGTGGTTTCCTGATCCATAGCCGTTTTCCTGCCACCGGTCCGCCCCGGGAAAGTGATCGGGAGCGTCCGCTCGCTACGATAAAGTCCGAGAAGGTCCGCTCGCCGGCAGCCGTTCCCGGCAGGCCGGGACCGTGTGGCAAATACACAGATGTCGTCATTGGATATATTCTTGGTGGCGGGGTCGCGATCCGGGGCATTTGCGGGCTCCATTCGGCAAACGGACGGATTCGGCGAACCCCAGGAATCATTTCACCATTTACCAGCACAGCCAGGAGACGATAACAGGCCGCCGGACCCACCATTATTCCGCAATTTCCATCGAAAAACCGACCTTCACGGATGCATTACAGGGGAGGTTCTCATTGAGGGTGATATGAAATACCTGCCCCCAGGGACCCCGGGTCCCGGGCCGGGTAAAGAGCAGGAATTATTGGCCTGGATATCGCGCCATTCATGAAATTAACCGTTATAAGGGACTTTACCGGGCCGGTGAACAGCTTTCCCCTGCGGGAAGGTGGCAACCGGTACTTTTCAGGGGAAAAAAGCCTTTATTGAGCCCCGATTGGGGTGCCAGATACCATCCCGGGAGGGGTAAACCCGGACCGGAAACAGGGGTTTTTCCTCTACCCTGCCCACGACGGCAGGATCGCGGACTTTCCACGGACCAGCCTGATCGAAGATCCGGGGCAGGAGATGCATGCCCCCAGAATACCTTGCATTACCCTTTCCCACTCCTTCCCCGGGGGGGATTCACGCTGTACCTCCCCGATTTGCTCACCACCGCTTCCCTGATCGCTGCAGCAATGAACGCCTTGCCCTCCCGGAACGCCTCCGGGACCGTGCACCCAAGCGCCAAATACGCGGTTATTGCCGCCGAGAAGCAGCACCCTGAACCATGGACATCGTGGGGATACCGGGCGCCGGAGAGCACCAGCTCCGGGCCCGGCCCGACCAGGAGATCTACCACCTCCGCCCCTTCGAGATGGCCGCCCTTGACGAGCACGTATTCCGGCCCAAGCTCCATGATCGCCAGCGCCGCCTCCCGCATCTCATCGATGGTGGAGATCTCCATCCCGGACAGCACCACCGCTTCAGGGATGTTCGGGGTCACCACTGTCGCCCTGGGAAGCAGTGTGCCGATCAGTTCATCCCCTGCGCCCTCGTCAAGCAGCCTCGCACCGCTCGTGGCCACCATGACCGGGTCCACCACCAGCGGACAGCGGGGCGGGAGCACCCGGTCTACGGTCCGGATGATTGCCGCCGACCCGAGCATGCCAGTCTTGAAGGCCCGGATATCGAAGTCGGCCATGACCGCTTCCAGCTGGGCGGCGACCATCGCCTCCGGCACCATGCAGACCCGGTACACGTCCTGCGTGTTCTGGGCGGTCAGCGCGGTGATCACCGTCGTCCCCCAGACCCCGATGGCGGAAAAGGTCTTCAGGTCGGCCTGGATACCGGCACCGCCGCCCGAGTCCGACCCGGCGATGGTGCAGGCCGCGGGATTGCTCTGCATACCTGCAGACAGTGTGGAGCACCCGAAGGAATAATCTTCCCTCTGCCCTGGATACCGGTATCAAGGGCTGGGCTGTTGCGCCGGACCCAGCGATAGAGCGCAACGTATTTCATATAGCGCAGTGATCCGCTCTGTATGTGGGGGAAGATCATTGTCCTACTCGGGGTCCTTGGACTGCTCCTGTGCTGTTCCGGCTGCTCGGATACCCTCAGGCAGGCCGGGCTTGGCCAGGGCCGGGGACCAGGGGCAACATCACCACCGGCTCCCGCCCCAAAATACGGAATTGGGGATATCGTCATCGTGAACCCGATCGACAGGATCGGCGAGGTGGTCCAGTCCTACGATCCCGCCCAAACAAAATATTCGACGAGAACGGTTATCATGGGCGACTTCGGGCAGGTCTCGTTCTACGAAGGGGGCGGGTCTCATACGTTCGGGCTCGATGACTTCGAGACCCGGTACCCGTACAAATGGGGAAATGTCGATAACCCCTTCAACCTCCCTTTGCTGAAACGGGAATACAGCCCGGAATATGGGGTCGGAGAGGTCGCAACGAAAGAAACATCCCCCCACCAGGGCATCATGATCCTGTCTTACGACTACCCCCGGGACACCTACACCTACAAATACGTCTACCGGCAGGGGTCGGCCTGGATCCCACACGACGATATCACCTATACCGGTGCCAGGACGGATATTGAAAAACGATACAGGGATTAAGATCTGCGACGACCCCCCCGCATTTTCAGGATGGGAGGTGTGCAACGCAGGCAGTTTGGCAAATAAGTCAGAAAAGAGAGGATTTATCACCATCATCCGATCATTTCTTTGTAATGGAACGTGCCGTGGCCGCTGGGGGGCCACCGGGGACAGGGGATCAGTACTGCGGGACAAGCCCCGGCCGGTACCAGTACCTGATGCGCGAGGGTAAGGCCGGGGCATTCTGCGCCGAGGGCGTGCGCCTCTCCCGAAAGGGGCTGCATCACGAGGCATTGTTCTGGTTCGGGCAGGCGCTGCGGAAAGACCGCACCAGCATCCAGGCCCTGCTCGGAAAAGGGTTCGCCCTCGGCAAGCTGGGTAGGTACGACGAGGAGATCCGGATCTGCGACCGCGTGCTCGAGCTCGACCCGCGATCGGTCGATGCATGGCTGCAGAAAGGGTTTGCGTTCGGCAAACAGGGAAGGTTCGAGGACCGGATCGCCTGCTGCGACCAGGCTCTGGAGATCGATCCGAACTGCGCAGAGGCCTGGAACCTGAAAGGGCATGCGCTCGGGAAACTCGGGAAGTGGGACGCCGAGCTTGAGTGCTGCACCAATGCCACCATCCTCCGCCCCAGGTACATCGGCGCCTGGGTGAACCGGGGATACGCCCTGGTGCAGCTGAAGCGCTACCCGGAAGCCATCAGCTCCTTCAACCACGCCCTCCGTATCTACCCCGATTACTGCACGGCATGGATCAACATGGGGATCGCCCATGCCCTTTCCGGCCAGCACGAACGGGCCGTGGCCTGCCTTGAACGAGCAGAGTCGCTCTGCACGGTGGGCAGCCGGATCCTTTACTGGAAAGGGCTCTCCCTGAGCAAGCGGGGGATGTACCGGGAAGCCATCGAATGCCTCTCCCGGGTCATCGCTGAGGACCCCAACCATGCCGATGCCTGGGTGATCATGAGCAACTGCCACTTCATGCTCGGCAACCTGGACGAATCGGGAAGGTGCTTCATGGTCGCCTACGGCATCGACAAAAACGACATCAGGGAGCTCGTCTCCCGGGGGATAACCACCATGCGCCAGGGGAACCGGCGGGAAGCGCTGGAATGCCTCTCGGGCGTCTTTGGTATCCTCCTGCGCTGACCGGCCGGGCCCGGGCCGGACACGACCAAAAAAACCTTATATTACCTTTATTTTCGCGATTTTATCCGGTAATTCCGCCTGCTTCAGAATAAAGTTTTATGGTATGCTGGTACAAACAGAAGAAACAGCCTGACAATGGATGATGGTCACGGCAGGGGAAGGAGCAGCACGGGCCTGCCCGTGCACATCGGCCTGCCGTGCCGCACCCAGGCGTGCGGTGAATAGCACGGTACCGTAATGCGGACCACTCACTACAGCACGCGGGAATACCCTGCTCCTTTTCAAACCGAGCAGCACGAACAAAACCCCGAAATACCATCCATGACATCGCGAATACACATACATACGACCTGCCCTGGTTGCCGCGAGGAAGTCTATTTCGACGAGCTCGTCAAGGGGTGCTGCCCCCTCTGCGGAAGCGAGGTGGGAGATTTCAGCGAACCGGAGAACGAGCTCGAAGACTTCTTCGACCGCTCCGACCTCACCTGGCTGGTCTTCCATTACTTCCTCTTCAAGCGCTTCCTGGAGCTCGGGGCAAGCCCCCTCCAGGTCATGCAGCTTGCCAACGAATGCGGCACATCCCAGGAGAAGCCTGAAACCCGGTTCATGCTCGAAGTGCCCATGACACGGCTAGACCGGGTCCGGCCCAAGCGCTGCGCCGGGTGCGGGAAGATCTATATCGCCGGCGGGAAAAAAGTCGTCTCCGGGGACCTCTCCACCCCGAGGTCCCGGTTCCTGTTCTTCTGCCCCGGGTGCTGAGGCAGGAAACTATCGTAAATTTTTTTGGGTTTTTCTCGCGTGGCACGAGGTCGCTCCCCCCTGAGCTCCCGCGTATGCAATGGAAACATGGGAGAAGGGATGTATCATCACCGGTACATCGCATGACAGCAGGAAAAATGCCATTACGAGATCAAATGACCCTTCAACCAGTGATGGACCCTGAAAAGTCCGTGATCTCGTAACGTTGATGGCCCGGTTCTCCGTGAAAGGGAGTCGCCGGCAGGATAAACATTCCAGGAAACCCAGGCGAACAACTCCGGCCGGGCATCCTGCCGGTGACCTTGCACAGCTCCCGCAAAAACATGCAGGGTAAAAAAAAGGAGAACGATATACAGGTTCCTTACCCGGAAAGCAGGCGGCAATTACTCTGCACATTCACAGGGTCTTCCCGGGTGAGAAGCCACCGTTGCAAACCCGCGGGAGAAGCCGAAAGCCGGGATGGTCAATCGCTCTCCTCCGTTAAAGGACTCGCTGAAGACGTTCTGCCGGTAGAAGATCCTCATTCCTCTGCGACATGCATTGCAGTATGAACCGCTTTCTTGGGGAAAAAAAAAAGCATGCGGCTTCTTCATCTCGTGGGGAGGTCGTATACCTTTTTTTCGAGTGGGAAAACCAGGAGTGGTTCAATACGACCGGCCCACCAGCGCCCCGTCCCCTTCCTTTCCGCAGGCGGCACAGGGACCCCTGCACTCCGGGATGAACTCCGAGCGTATGTCGGTCCCAAGCACGCTCGCATTCACGCTCTCCTCGATGAAATCGGCGCACACCCGCTTCCCGCACCACGGGACCACCGCCACGCCCTGCTCGACCGCTGCCGACAGCTCCTCGATGCTCGATACCAACCGGATATGCGTCCTCACGTGCTCCTTCGCCCTGTCGGTAAGCGTGGATGCAAACCCGGCCAGGGCAGAGCATACCCCCTCCTCGAGCCCGGCACGGGAGACGGTACTCTTATTGCCGAGCCGGGTCACCACCGTCACCTGCCCGGCATCGATGTCCCGTGGGCCGACCTCGAGCCGGAGGGGGACCCCCCGCATCTCCCAGTAGTAGTACTTCGCGCCGGGACGAAGGTCCCGGGCATCGACCTTTGCCCTGATGCCCCCCGCGGTAAGACGCTGCCCGACCTCCTCCGCAGCTGCCAGCACCTCGTCCTTCCGTTTCCCGATGGTGATCGGGACCACCACCACCTGGACCGGAGCCACCGACGGCGGCAGCACCAGCCCCCGGTCATCGCCGTGCATGCTGATCAGGGCGGCGATGCACCGCTCGGAGATCCCGTAACAGGTCTGGTGGGCGAACTGCTGCTCCCCGTCAACATCCTCGTAGGTGATGGAGAAGGTCTTCGAGAAATGGTCCCCGAGGTGGTGAACGGTCCCGATCTGGAGGGTCCGGCCGTCAGGCATGATGGTGTCCACGGCGATGGTGTAATCGGCGCCCGGGAACTTGTCCCAGTCGGGCCGCTTCGAGATGATCACCGGGATCGCTAGGATATCGTAGAAGGCCCGGTAGAGCCGGATGGCCTCTGCGACCTGGCACTCGGCGTCATCCCACGTGGCATGGACCGTATGGGCTTCCTTGAAGGAGGTGATCTCCCGGAGCCTGATCAGGGGGCGGGTATGCTTGGTCTCGTACCGGAACGAGTTCACGACCTGGTAGAGCCTGAGCGGGAGGTCGGCATGGGACCGGACCCAGAGGTGGTACATTGGGTATATGGCGCACTCGCTGGTGGGCCGCAGAGCAAGTTTCACGTCGAGGGGGGATGCACCGCCGTGGGTGACCCAGTAAACCTCGTCCTCGAAGCCCTTGATGTGCTCCGATTCCTTGGCCAGCTCGGTCTCCGGGATGAGCAGGGGAAAGAGCGCCTCCTGGTGGTCGACATCGAGCAGCGCCCGGAGTTCCCCGTACACGTTCCGGCGGAGTGCAAACCCGAACGGGAACCAGACATACAGGCCCTTGACCGGGTACCGGACGTCCATGACCCCGGCACGCCACAGGAGCTCGTTGTACCATGCGCTGAAATCCTCCTTTCCGGGAAGGGCACCCTGCTCATCGTCCATGAAAGAAACCTCAAGCTACCAAACGTAGGATTTCCGGCGTAATAAAGACCTCTGTGAACGCGGCGACGGCGACGAGGGGGACGACCACGAAGAGGAAGGTCTTTCCCATCGCCACCGATGACGCCGCCGCATCCCCGACCCCCCTCCATTCCTGCCAGAGGTCCCGGGCCAGGAGAAACCCGAGCGTCCCCGAGATCACGAACGCCGAAATCTCGAAGACCCCGTGGGGGACCAGGGCCGCCGCGATGCAGAGCAGCCCCTGCTGCTGCCGCACGAGCTCGGCCACCGCCCCGATCACCACCCCGTTGGCCAGGATGATGAATGCCGTAAGCAGCCCCAGGGATGCCCCTCCGAGGAACATGAACGTGCATGCCTGGAGGTTGTTTACGAACAGCTTCAAGGCCAGCACGGACGGTGCGCTGTCGAGAATCTCGCCGACGATGGCTTCGCGGAACAGCCCGAGCAGCTGCTCACCGGCACCGGGGTCCCCGGACGATACCATGACCCCTGCCGCACACGAAGCAAGGAAGATGAAGATGGTGACCATCGCATACCGGGAGAACTCAGACATACAGCACCATCCTGACCATGTCCCTGACACCGGGGGCGAGCCCCACGGTGATCATGGCGAGGAGGATGAGGTGCCAGAGCGCCTCAGGACTCTCCCCACGGTAGCGCTGGAGGATCCAGATCCCGGGGAAGAGGACGGCCAGCTTGAGCGGGAACATGACGAATGCCGTCCCGGAGAGCTCGATCAGGTTCGATCCCACCACGTGCACTTCCTGGTAGGAGACGGGGTGGAGTTCGATCCCGTAGCTCGTGGCGCTGGCATCGAGCATCTGGCCGGAGATCAGGGCGAGGTACACAGGATCAACGACGTACTTCCAGCGCAGGAGGTAGCGCATCGCGGCATACACAGCCACGGTAGCGACAAGGGTCATTCCCATGATGGCAGCAAAGACCCGGGCGGATATGATGCCGTTTCCCATGCCAAACCAGGCCAGGAGACCCCCCACGGCGATACATGCGGCGATCCCGGTGCCGGAATACAGCGGCACGTAGTCTCCCACGATACCCGCTTTCTGCAGCTGGGCGCTTGCAACCAGGGCGCAGACCGTGAAGAAGAAGAGGACAAAATAGATCAGGGGGGTCACCAGCAGGAACTGCCAGGCCGAAGTAAGCATCCCGGTGTCCTGGACCACCCGTGAGAGCCCCCCGAGGCACAACGAAGGGCAGGGTCGCCACCACGAATGTCCCATCGACCCGGA
It contains:
- a CDS encoding DUF2769 domain-containing protein; amino-acid sequence: MKPGGWSPGDGARGMEPGGSRGGNFIAWRSRFAVLRHGGWYSILPEDCDDRSLEYPDRTSRGWCPVLSTATVMFDILPPPTRSTGDFTMDTFEGKMKELLPVRKEERWSAYDRAKGACICPSCPSYSICAQGNGEVLFCILGMSFRCIREDRGCTCPQCTVYQELGLSGKDFCMKGSEKDQRWEKGLG
- a CDS encoding type IV pilin N-terminal domain-containing protein, whose amino-acid sequence is MHRKYFLYNDEAVSVTIGTTLLVAIIVILAAFVSAVAFGMVGASITSKVVGMTVATGSLSNASPTALITIHGGTDLERLISLEYAMNDTMTYRFVTDINGHIIDPGSGYPLQVGDVLATGCDSPLGKRLLIRGTFTDGSRQVLFDKNF
- a CDS encoding type IV pilin N-terminal domain-containing protein encodes the protein MKTIRTDEEAVSPVIGVILMVAIVVILAAVIAAFVFGMTGTVQGSKSIAATAKYVGPNSVEVTYQGGADHLKLTYLVLTINGESYNSTQATPFYSNSTAGAQPAVGTKFLFPNQKPVTENTVVVIGRFTDGADQVILDQRV
- the thiD gene encoding bifunctional hydroxymethylpyrimidine kinase/phosphomethylpyrimidine kinase, with protein sequence MQSNPAACTIAGSDSGGGAGIQADLKTFSAIGVWGTTVITALTAQNTQDVYRVCMVPEAMVAAQLEAVMADFDIRAFKTGMLGSAAIIRTVDRVLPPRCPLVVDPVMVATSGARLLDEGAGDELIGTLLPRATVVTPNIPEAVVLSGMEISTIDEMREAALAIMELGPEYVLVKGGHLEGAEVVDLLVGPGPELVLSGARYPHDVHGSGCCFSAAITAYLALGCTVPEAFREGKAFIAAAIREAVVSKSGRYSVNPPRGRSGKG
- a CDS encoding tetratricopeptide repeat protein — encoded protein: MERAVAAGGPPGTGDQYCGTSPGRYQYLMREGKAGAFCAEGVRLSRKGLHHEALFWFGQALRKDRTSIQALLGKGFALGKLGRYDEEIRICDRVLELDPRSVDAWLQKGFAFGKQGRFEDRIACCDQALEIDPNCAEAWNLKGHALGKLGKWDAELECCTNATILRPRYIGAWVNRGYALVQLKRYPEAISSFNHALRIYPDYCTAWINMGIAHALSGQHERAVACLERAESLCTVGSRILYWKGLSLSKRGMYREAIECLSRVIAEDPNHADAWVIMSNCHFMLGNLDESGRCFMVAYGIDKNDIRELVSRGITTMRQGNRREALECLSGVFGILLR
- a CDS encoding proline--tRNA ligase; its protein translation is MDDEQGALPGKEDFSAWYNELLWRAGVMDVRYPVKGLYVWFPFGFALRRNVYGELRALLDVDHQEALFPLLIPETELAKESEHIKGFEDEVYWVTHGGASPLDVKLALRPTSECAIYPMYHLWVRSHADLPLRLYQVVNSFRYETKHTRPLIRLREITSFKEAHTVHATWDDAECQVAEAIRLYRAFYDILAIPVIISKRPDWDKFPGADYTIAVDTIMPDGRTLQIGTVHHLGDHFSKTFSITYEDVDGEQQFAHQTCYGISERCIAALISMHGDDRGLVLPPSVAPVQVVVVPITIGKRKDEVLAAAEEVGQRLTAGGIRAKVDARDLRPGAKYYYWEMRGVPLRLEVGPRDIDAGQVTVVTRLGNKSTVSRAGLEEGVCSALAGFASTLTDRAKEHVRTHIRLVSSIEELSAAVEQGVAVVPWCGKRVCADFIEESVNASVLGTDIRSEFIPECRGPCAACGKEGDGALVGRSY
- a CDS encoding stage II sporulation protein M, whose translation is MSEFSRYAMVTIFIFLASCAAGVMVSSGDPGAGEQLLGLFREAIVGEILDSAPSVLALKLFVNNLQACTFMFLGGASLGLLTAFIILANGVVIGAVAELVRQQQGLLCIAAALVPHGVFEISAFVISGTLGFLLARDLWQEWRGVGDAAASSVAMGKTFLFVVVPLVAVAAFTEVFITPEILRLVA